GTAAGGTACTTAAGACGAGATCAGTTCACCACATAAATATGGACCAATAATCCCTTCCAAACGCAGCTGTAGTGGACAATGATCTTCACCGGTAATCTCTAACCCTATTAATAAGTGAATCTAGACCAACACCTTCTGTAATAAATATGTCACGAACTTCCCAGTTTTGTTGGTtaagaaaataagtattaatTGTTATAATCAATAGTCATCCCCGGCACTTGAATCAGATTTTCTTAGCTTAACAAGTGGTCTAGGTTTGGATCTGACTATATAAAGTTacacttaaaaagaaaattgttatccttcataataattctatcgtctgaaacaaaaaaatttctgaTAAAAGGTATTtctgatttaaaaataataataataaccaatAGTCAACTCTACAATATTGTATGTCCCAAAAAACCCATCGCTGGCTGAAGCAAGAAATTATGTTAACTTTGTGGTGGTTGAACGACCATGAATTATTAAGCCATTTACAAGAAAACTTTTAAAgtcaatgttttgaaatttgGAGGGGACGACCAAGTCCAATttctaaaaaaccaaaaatgcaCCCATCTCGTGCTGAAGCAGAAGCAGCATCACAACCGTGCTTTAATGGCTGTTTCCCATCTCCACTCCTTGCCTCTGAGAGGTCCCATAGAACTACTTCCAAGCCCAAAGTCAATAATGATGCAACTTCATCACACGATGACTTCGTCGCAGCCACATCTTCCACCCTTCACCCACACACAAATTTCACAAACCACGAGTCCCTCCCATCTTTGCAAGACTCATACATCAGCTTCACCAAAGTATTCCCTCAGTTCTCCACAACTTCTGAAGTTGATCGAATTCGAGCCCGAGAATACCATCACCTGAACCACTCCTCCAACTCTTGCTTCGACTACACTGGATATGGCCTTTTCTCCTACGATCAGCAACAAAGATCTTACTCTTACCCCacagttgcttcttcttcttcgtcatCATTGCCTTACTTTACATCAGATGCATCTTTCTTTGATATATCATACAAGTCAGTGAACTTGCAGTCACAGGTTCTATACGGTGGACACGAATCAGAACTAGAATCCAGAATCAGGAAGAGAATCATGTCTTTCATGAACGTCTCCGAGGCTGAATACACCCTTGTTTTCATTGCCAATGAGGTATCTGCTTTTAAAATTGTAGCTGATTCTTTCCAATTCCAAAACAATAGACAGCTCCTCACAGTGTATGACCACAGCAGCGAGGCACTGGATGTGATGATTGAGAGCTGCAAGAAGCAAGGGGTGCATGTCTTGTCAGCAGAATTCTCCTGGCCGAACCTCGGAATGGAGTGGAGGAAACTAAAGAAGATGGTAACGAAaaacaaaagggaaaagagaaaaggaggtttatttgtttttccacTTCATTCGAGGGTCACAGGAGCACCATATTCCTATGTTTGGATGTCCATGGCACAAGAACATGGGTGGCGTGTTTTGCTTGATGTGTGTGGGCTCAAACCTAAGGAAATGGGCACCTTGGGTATGTCACTTTTTAAGCCTGATTTCATGGTTTGCTCGTTCTACAAGGTTTTTGGAGAAAACCCTTCAGGTTTTGGGTGCTTGTTTGTGAAAAAGTCTAGTGTATCTGCTTTGAAAGATCCTGGTAATGCCATAAGCATAGGAATCATAAGCCTTGTCCCAGCATTTAGACATGAGACCAATGAACAAGTAGTTATTGAAACTGAAACGGAACATCATCAGCAAGTAGAAATTGAGGAGCTAAGCATACCCTTTGACTCATCTACAGATAGAAACAGATTAGGTACTAAAAATGAAGGCTTAGAGATTCATTGTAGAGGATTAGATCATGCAGACTCGGTGGGGTTATTACTAATTAGTAGCAGGACCAAGTACTTGGTCAATTGGCTGGTTAATGCACTAATGAGTCTTAAACATCCACATCATGAAGATAGCATTTCCCTAATTAGGATTTATGGGCCTAAGATAAGTTCATTACGTGGACCCGCTGTGGCATTTAATATATTTGACTGGAAAGGGGAAAAAATTGATCCTGCACTTGTGCAGAAGCTTGCTGATAGGAACAACATCTCTTTAGGTAGCTCATATTTGAGAAATATAAGGTTCTCTGACAAGAATGAAGAGGAGAGACATTATTGGGCCTTGGAAACAAGAGGTGGTTCTGAGGTTGAAGGGTTGGGCCTGTCCAAGAAGACACGTAGCCAAGAGCCTGGGATTTTTGTTGTGACTGCTGCACTGGGCCTCTTGACAAACTTCGAAGATATCTACAGATTATGGGCTTTTCTTTCTAGGTTTCTGGATGCAGATTTTGTGGAGAAAGAGAGGTGGAGATACATGGCTCTAAATCAAAAGACTATTGAAGTATGAATGCGTTGCTTCGCATTGTTGATCACCTCGTTATTTTTCtcaataattaacatttttatagTTACATTATTTTAGAATCATGTTGAGCATTTGTACCAAATTTTGTATGCTAAATTTATCTCTACATTCACtttttatcaaagaatttgtaagatcaatatttttttttaatatttcacgTAACTTGAGGGTATTGTTTCGTCTTTGGTCTttatattctcttattttttctgtaccaaaaatataagtttgaaaatGCAATTTTTACAACAAAGTTATCAAACCCATTCACCCACTTGAAACTCGTGATCCCTTCGATGCCCATCTGCAACAACTTTCATATGTGTTTGGGCCTTCAGTAACTTCTGATGAAGTAAGGTGAATACAACCTCTCGTTGACTAAGCAAGTCATCAACTGCTTCCACCTTGACCGTGCCTGTGAGATATTGAGGGAAAGTGGGAGGTTTGCATCCAAACGTTACTTCGAAGGGTGTCATTCCCGTAGAGGAATGGACAGAAGTGTTATAGGACCACTCAGCCCATAACAAGAAGCAACCCAAGGAATTTGGTTTACGGTGAACGAAAGCTCTTAAGTATTGTTCAATGATCCTATTTGCCACCTCCATTTGGCCATCTGTTTGGGGATGGTAGGCAGAACTCATTCTTAGTTTAGTGCCACTCAAACAAAACAAAGCCTGCCAAAACTTGCTGACAAATAGCGGGTCACGATCAGAGACAATACTTCTGGGCATGCCATGGAGCTTGCCTACTAATTCCATGAAGAGCTGAGCAACGCTTTGTGCCGTATAATGGGAAGGAAGCATGCCGAGGTGTACCCCTTTCGAAAAGCGATCAACAATCACAAAGACACAGGTGTTGCCGCGATGAGCTAGAAGTCCCACGATGAAGTCCATGGAGAGGTCCTCCCATGGCTGCAATGGAACTGGTAACGGGCATAATAAACCCCAAGGTTTTGCAGGTTCATACTTCATGAGTTGACAATCTACACATTGGGCCACAAATTTACGAGTGTCACTACTCACGGTCTGCCACGTGAAGTTTTCTGCTACACGATTcaaggtttttcaaaaacccATATGGCCTCCTGTTAGTGTTTGATGAAATTCCGTGAGCAAAGCTGTGATGAAAGTACAGTCTGAGGGTAACCAAATATGCCCTTGATACAAAATAAAGTTGGGTGTTAACACATGATCAGGGTAGGTGGCTGGGTCTGCATGGACCTTCTCCCTTAAGGTTATAAATTCATTATGCGACTGTAATTCCTTAGACAAATCTTCAAGAAACGCAAAGTGAGGCATTGAGAGGATGAAAAATGAGGCACTTGGTTCCTCTGAACATCGTGATAACGTGTCTGCAACCATGTTAGTTTTGCCCGTTCTATATTGTATAGAGTAATCAAAACCCAACAAACGTGCCAAATATCGGTGTTGCTCTGGCATTTGAACAACCTGGttcattaattcttttaagCTTCAATGATCTGTCAAAATTACAAAGTGGTGCCCCAATAGGTATTGCCTCCGCTTCTTAACAACAGTGGTAATGGCAGCTAGTTCACAAACATAGGTGGAGGAGCTGAGTAACTTAGGGCAAAATTGTTTGCTGAAGAAGGCTACTGGGTGTCTTCCTTGTGATGGCACTGTGCCCATTCCCGAGCCAGAGGCGTTTGTTTCCACCACGAAGGGTTTGGTGAAATCAGGAAGTGATAATATTGGAGAATTAGTCACGACATTCTTCAAGTTTTGGAAGGCAACTGTAGCTTCAGGAGTCCATGCAAATCCTTCCTTAGTTAAAAGTCACAAGAGTGGTGCTGCTAAGGTAGCATAGCTTCTTACAAATCGTCGATAGAAGCCAGCGAGACCCAGAAACCCATGGAGTGCTCGCGCCGTGCGTGGCTGCGGCCACTGTTGAATGACTTGTACCTTATCCAATAAGGGTTGCACTCCTTGGCCAGAAACCACATGACCCAAATACTCGATTTGTTGCTAAGCAAAGGAACATTTGGAAAATTTCAATGTAAACTTTCCTTCCATTAAGACCCGAAATGCAACCTCCAAGTGTTCCAAGTGATCCCTGAAGGAACGACTGTAAATCAAGATATCATCGAAGAAGACGATGATATACTTGCGTAGATGCGGCTGGAACAAGCGGTTCATTGTTGCCTGAAACAAAGAAGGTGCGTTACAAAGTCCAAAGGGCATTACACGAAACTCATAGTGTTCGTGGTGAGTGCGGAAGGCTGTCTTGCTTGTATTGGATTCTTTCACCAAAATCTAATGATATCCTTGCATTAGTTCGAGCTTAGAAAACCACGTTGCTCCTCCCAGTTCGTCGAGTAATTCATCCACCGTAGGTATAGGAAAGCAACCACGCACCTTGATAGCATTCAATGCCCTATAATCCACGCAAAATCGCCATGTTCCGTCGCGTTTCTTGACTAATAAAACTGGTGACGAGAAGGGACTTGAGTTGTGTTGTATGTGCCCATTGCGAAGCATCGAAGCCACTTGTCTTTCAATCTCTTGTTTCTAAAAGTATGGGTAGCGGTAGGGTTTTACATTTACGGGTGTTGAGTTAGGAAGGAGGTTAATGGAATGGTTTGTGGCTCGTGATGGAGGAAGGGTCATTAATGGTTGGAAGAGAGAGGAATATTTGGTGAGTAAGGTTTGAATTACCGGTATCGGGTGAGTCAAGGGTAAGGGTTCGGGATGATGAGAGTCAAGCTGAATGTGAAAATAGGTACTAGTGTTACCTGTGTTCACAGGGCGTCGTAGTTGTGATGGTGATATCTGGTCAATATTGGTATCGCGATCACCCTTGAGCTCAATCAATTTATCATTATAAATGAATTTCATGGTGAGAGTTGCGTAGTTTGTTAGGACTGATCCTAGTGACTTTAGCCATTGTACTCCTAGCATTACATCAGCTCCACAAATTGGAAGAATATGGAAGTCAACCAAAAAGGTGTGTGCCTGAATGTGTCCCGCAACTTCCGAACAAACTTGGTTGCACTGTAATTCCTCGCCATTCCCCACTGTTACTCGTAGAGTAGAAGTTGTTTGTGGTTGCAAGTTTAATGTTGTAACCAACTCTTGCTGTAGGAAGTTGTGTGTGCTTCCTCCATCAATGAGAATCTGAACATGGTGGTTTTCAATGAGGCCCGTGACTCACAAGGTTTCCGGGGCTCCGTGATCGAAAAATGCATGAAGACTTATCTGAGCTGGTGATGCCTCCTGTGAAGCTATAAGAGCTGTTGGAGACGGAGGATTGGGATCAAAATCCTGCAGACACTCCTCATCCTCTATAACAAACAGGAACAAGGACGGGGTGCACTTATGGCCACGTGAGTACTTTTCGTCGCAATTAAAACATAATCCCTTCTCCCTTCGAATAGCTAATTCTTCTGGGGAAAGGCGTTTAAAAGGAATGGTGGTTGTGGCGGGTTTAGCTGGTGACAAAGTTAAGAGCAACTCAACTGGTTTAGTGACAACCGGTGGTGATACTCATGGCGGCAGACTGTACGACGAACTAGGGGAGTTTCAAACTGAAGATCGTCGCCCATCTAGCATCCTTTCCTCATGTAGTCTAGCAAAGGAGATTTCCTGAACCAATGAGTGAGGTTGCATAACTTGCACCTCCCGTCGAATCGCTGGATTCAGTCCTGACACAAAGCAGCTTAGCACAAACAGTGTCGGCAAACCAATTATACGGTTGGCAAGAGCTTCAAATTCCGAGAGGTAAGCGGAGACAGTTAATCGCTGCGTCAATTTATAGAGCAAACCTGTTAGATCTTCATAGGTTGAAGATGAGAATCTTGCGTGAATGGCGTGTAAAAAGGCGGACCACAAAGACAATTAACCATTCCTATGCATCCATTGAAACCAGGCTAATGTTGAGCCTTCCATGTAAAAAGATGCTACGGTGAGTCTTTCATGATCTGGAGTTGCATGATACTCGAAGAACTGTGTGATCTTGAATATCCAACCTTCTAGATCGGAGCCATCGAAGCGTGGAACTTCGAGCTTCATACAGTGAGTCGAGTGCATGGTTGTCACACCTAGAGACGACGATGACACTCGCGGCGAAGCGTGCGCTGTCTCTAACTAAGTCATACGGTGCAGGAGCTCGTCGAACTTGGAAGACATGGAAGACGAGAGTCCTGCAAATGCCTCTTCCCAGCGATCAACACTTGCCTTTGATCGAGTAGCTTCAGCCATGGCGTGagcaatgaaagcaccaatgatAGCATTTGGTATTCGAGGCCTAAACAGTCCTCTTGAGAAAAgggatagagagagagaaagcttGAGAACGAGAGAGAGAAgatattttttccttcctttccaCAAAGCTTGTTTGTACATTTATAGCCACTCGTGGTGGTTACAACAAAAAACTAACTTCCTAACAGAAATCCTAACCTACTGATTTATTCTCCTTTATTCTTTATTCCTTCTAGAATATTCGAGCGCCCTCCTGCGCACGTTCATGTCTTCATGGCCTGTTTATTACGTAGTCTTTCAGATGCATGGGTGTGCTACTATGCCTTTTGGGCCTTGCTGCTTGCACCCCTACTCTGTTATTCGTATCATCATCTCATCTCTCTAATAAGTATAGTTTTCTCCATTGAAGGTTGGAGTCCTCAACAAGGATGCTTTTTTCTGGGATATGAGTTTATTCCATCATAAATCCTTTATAACCATATAAAGGATATGAGTTTCCTGCATTatacacaacaaaaattttcaatgtcatattattattttaatcttctACAGTCTTATATTCTTGATGTAGTTTTCACCTTACTGCTTGTATAACACTAGACATACCCACCAAAGCCAACTTGATGATATTTTGCTGTGTTTGCTTCTTTTGTGTTAAGTGTTAAATAAGACTTTGTTGTTGAGGACTAACTCTGTCATTTTCAATTTGACAGTAGTTTCTTCACTTCTTGAAAAGTATGCGATTGATCCTAAACAAATTGGTCGTCTGGAAGTAGGCAGTGAGACTGATTGACAAAAGCAAATCCATCAAAATTTCATCATGCAAATCTTTGAGGTATCCTTTCAGGGTCATACTTCATGGATAGATGATTCTCTTTGTCAAAGTAAACTGACTTTCTTCACAAGGTGATGGTAGTTTAAAAACTAAACTGATATAAATTTGTATTATGCAATTATACATATGGAATGATTAAACCTTAGATTCAAGTATTTTAATGTTGGATTGGAGGTCTTTAGCAGTCATTGTTGGGTATATGAAACAGAGTACAATTGAAGTGGTTCATAATTATCTGgactcttttcattttttattctatacCTGGATTGGATACTAGCTTCTTCACTGGAAAGTCATTAAGTAATGTTCCACTCTCTTAAATATAACAAGTATTGTTAAAAATCAGAATTGTTTGATTCTGTTAATGACTTTGAGGATCAAATTATCTATTTCTGTAGCTTTTGAATACAATATTCATTTACTTGTCTGAAACACGCAGAAATATGGAAATACCAATATTGAGGGCGTTGATTCAACTAATGCATGCTATGGAGGAACTGCTGCCTTGTTCAATTGTGTCAATTGGGTTGAGAGCAGCTCATGGGATGGACGCTATTGACTTCTTGTCTGCACTGACAGTGCTGAAAGATCATTTCCATATTCACGACCTTTGGATTATACATTTATGAACATTATTCACATTCCCTTTTAAATGTGCAATTCTAAGAACAACTACAAgttataaactttgatgcatatGCTAGATTTTGTTGTACAATGAGGTTAGTCTCAGCTCAAGCATGTGTCACTGATGGGTCCTTTCTCAGGTCTAT
This genomic interval from Glycine max cultivar Williams 82 chromosome 5, Glycine_max_v4.0, whole genome shotgun sequence contains the following:
- the LOC100796219 gene encoding molybdenum cofactor sulfurase, with the translated sequence MHPSRAEAEAASQPCFNGCFPSPLLASERSHRTTSKPKVNNDATSSHDDFVAATSSTLHPHTNFTNHESLPSLQDSYISFTKVFPQFSTTSEVDRIRAREYHHLNHSSNSCFDYTGYGLFSYDQQQRSYSYPTVASSSSSSLPYFTSDASFFDISYKSVNLQSQVLYGGHESELESRIRKRIMSFMNVSEAEYTLVFIANEVSAFKIVADSFQFQNNRQLLTVYDHSSEALDVMIESCKKQGVHVLSAEFSWPNLGMEWRKLKKMVTKNKREKRKGGLFVFPLHSRVTGAPYSYVWMSMAQEHGWRVLLDVCGLKPKEMGTLGMSLFKPDFMVCSFYKVFGENPSGFGCLFVKKSSVSALKDPGNAISIGIISLVPAFRHETNEQVVIETETEHHQQVEIEELSIPFDSSTDRNRLGTKNEGLEIHCRGLDHADSVGLLLISSRTKYLVNWLVNALMSLKHPHHEDSISLIRIYGPKISSLRGPAVAFNIFDWKGEKIDPALVQKLADRNNISLGSSYLRNIRFSDKNEEERHYWALETRGGSEVEGLGLSKKTRSQEPGIFVVTAALGLLTNFEDIYRLWAFLSRFLDADFVEKERWRYMALNQKTIEV